AAGTATGTCCTGACTTTTATGTGAAGGCACGTACTGCTCGTGCCACGACGACTCCACCGATCTGGCAACTGATGGAATctcctttttgtcttttgtttctcAGGCAGCTTTGAGATCGTGGTCAATGGGCAGCTAATCTTCTCCAAAATTGAGACTAGTGGCTTCCCGTATGAGGATGATGTGAGTAACGCAATCACACCGACTTCCCAGAAAATATGAATCGCAGCAATAAGGaactattgatttattgatttgtatttttttctctctctcttccacagGTCATGGGTGTGATCCAGAATGCCCATGACGGCAAACCTATTCAGAAGATCACCAAGAGCCGCCCACCATGTGTCATCATGTAAAACCTCcctctgcagcacagagacaggCCAGTGCCACTGCAAACTGCCAATACCACCTCTGGCTTAGCCCAACCTAAACCATAAAACGCTGTTTAGAACAAACTCCACAGAAATGCACTATGGCTGCTGGCTACATTCTCTGATGCTGATCAGCGAACTCTGATCTGACTTTTGTCTCCCCTCtctgttcctgttgctgtgctCCAGGCTGTTAATGATTACCATGGCCTCACCTATTAAGGGTTATGGTTTGATGAACCCATTCCTGGTAGTGCTTTCTTTTATAGGAACAGAGACAGGGAAATGAAGAGTTGGAGAGAGCTCACATTTATTTGACCACAGCCTTATTGCCTAATATACTCAAACTGCCtattcttttatttctatttttattttttcttaagtCTTCATTGATCTCACATGCAAGTAACCATTTTCAGTGAATGCAAGTACAGTACAAAGTAGCTGCACTTAATATTTAAGCATAAAGGGAGACTGTCTCAGTCACTGCATCACTCGATGAGGACTATCTGTTAATGAGAGTTGAAAATGATTTCAGATCAGTTTACTGTACAGGTTGTGAATAGAGAAGCAACGTCAATTTGATGTGAAACAGCAACGTTAATCTTACAGGTTTTTTTATCTTAACAAATTGGACGATCAGACATTCCAATCCTCACCTGTAGTGCTGCCACTGGTtggccgttttt
Above is a genomic segment from Pleuronectes platessa chromosome 16, fPlePla1.1, whole genome shotgun sequence containing:
- the selenow2a gene encoding selenoprotein W, 2a, translating into MALTIRVEYCGSUGYEPRYKDLAAVVKAEFPDADVSSFVGRRGSFEIVVNGQLIFSKIETSGFPYEDDVMGVIQNAHDGKPIQKITKSRPPCVIM